One Pseudomonas fluorescens genomic region harbors:
- a CDS encoding MFS transporter produces MNTSTSALSGSDNYGERVSTRIVFLITGIVMSAWAPLVPLVKTRTGLDDGGLGLLLLVFGIGSIVAMPFAGYLTARFGCRPVIVASTIALCAVLPLLSYLAWLPGLALAVLVFGASMGMLDCAINIQSIIVEKNSGETLQSGFHGLYSVGGIAGAGAMTAMLSLGLDPLPSVLCLVAIILAALYKAAPSLLPYGTERDGPLFAIPRGIVLLLGSLCFIVFLTEGAMLDWSAVFLASQRDMQPSYAGLGYACFAAAMTLGRLTGDAIVSRLGGRRVVALGGICAAVGMLVSLALDSWQAALLGYALVGIGCSNIVPVLFTAAGRQQHMPQRTAIPAIISMGYAGILMGPAFIGMVAHVSTLVVALGGLIVLLLFVSYAARFLKA; encoded by the coding sequence ATGAATACCTCAACGTCAGCCCTGAGTGGTTCTGACAACTACGGCGAACGCGTGTCCACGCGCATCGTCTTTTTGATTACTGGCATCGTCATGTCGGCGTGGGCGCCGTTGGTTCCGTTGGTCAAAACCCGCACGGGGCTCGACGATGGCGGGCTGGGTCTGTTGTTGCTGGTCTTCGGCATCGGCTCGATCGTGGCCATGCCCTTTGCCGGTTACCTGACCGCGCGTTTCGGCTGCCGCCCGGTGATCGTCGCTTCTACCATCGCCTTGTGTGCGGTGCTGCCCCTATTGAGCTACCTGGCGTGGCTGCCGGGACTTGCGCTCGCAGTGCTGGTGTTTGGCGCCAGCATGGGCATGCTCGACTGCGCGATCAACATCCAGTCGATCATCGTTGAAAAGAACAGCGGCGAAACCCTGCAGTCCGGATTCCACGGACTCTACAGTGTCGGCGGGATCGCCGGTGCCGGGGCAATGACGGCGATGCTCAGCCTGGGCCTGGATCCTTTGCCGTCGGTGCTGTGTCTGGTGGCGATCATTCTTGCTGCGCTGTACAAGGCTGCGCCAAGTCTGCTGCCGTACGGCACCGAGCGAGACGGCCCGCTGTTTGCGATTCCGCGCGGGATCGTGCTGTTGTTGGGCAGCCTGTGCTTTATCGTTTTTCTGACTGAAGGCGCCATGCTCGACTGGAGCGCGGTGTTCCTCGCTTCACAGCGCGACATGCAACCCAGCTATGCCGGTTTGGGTTACGCGTGTTTTGCCGCGGCGATGACCCTTGGCCGCCTCACCGGCGACGCGATTGTCAGCCGCTTGGGTGGCCGGCGCGTGGTGGCGCTCGGCGGCATCTGCGCGGCGGTCGGCATGCTCGTGTCACTTGCGCTCGACAGTTGGCAAGCGGCATTGCTGGGCTATGCCTTGGTCGGCATCGGCTGCTCGAACATTGTTCCGGTGCTGTTCACCGCAGCGGGTCGGCAGCAGCATATGCCGCAGCGCACGGCGATTCCGGCGATCATTTCCATGGGCTATGCCGGAATTCTGATGGGGCCGGCTTTCATTGGCATGGTTGCCCACGTCAGCACTCTGGTGGTCGCAC
- a CDS encoding aromatic ring-hydroxylating oxygenase subunit alpha, translated as MNNKDSVFDLIAQRKPWHSLPGALYSSESVYRQDLEQIWHKDWIFAGHTFEITKPGQYFTLQIGDYPVAVVRGKDGQVRAFHNACLHRGAKICEADHGKVAKMVCPYHKWTYELDGNLLFAGNMGQDFDKSQYNLKSVHCEIVDTYIYVCVAAKAPDFEGFRKAVSPFVAPHYLENCKVAFESNIVEKGNWKLVFENNRECYHCDGSHPELLHSFVDNLSVGGISGEDDPELSAYWAKCESAGLPSRLVMDINGQFRMTRIPLSSGAVSYTMDGKPAVAGRLDKTSEADIGALLYFHYPSTWNHFLGDHALSFRVLPISATQTLVTTKWLVPETAVEGVDYDIDRLTKVWIATNDQDRTLVEGTQRGVTSPSYEPGPYSETAETGVCQFDDWYCATMLDRLKGPIPLKSVG; from the coding sequence ATGAACAATAAAGACAGTGTTTTTGATCTGATTGCACAGCGCAAGCCCTGGCACTCGCTGCCCGGCGCGCTCTACAGCAGTGAAAGCGTTTACCGTCAGGATCTTGAGCAGATCTGGCACAAGGACTGGATCTTCGCCGGCCATACATTCGAAATCACCAAGCCAGGGCAATATTTCACCCTGCAGATCGGTGACTATCCGGTCGCCGTGGTCCGCGGCAAAGATGGCCAAGTCCGCGCCTTTCACAACGCCTGTCTCCACCGTGGCGCGAAAATCTGTGAGGCCGATCACGGCAAAGTGGCGAAGATGGTTTGCCCTTATCACAAATGGACGTACGAACTGGACGGCAATCTGTTGTTCGCCGGCAACATGGGCCAGGATTTCGACAAGTCGCAATACAACCTGAAAAGCGTGCACTGCGAAATCGTCGATACCTATATCTACGTCTGCGTTGCCGCCAAAGCCCCCGATTTCGAAGGCTTCCGCAAGGCCGTAAGCCCGTTTGTCGCGCCACATTATCTGGAAAACTGCAAAGTTGCGTTCGAGTCGAACATCGTCGAGAAAGGCAACTGGAAACTGGTCTTCGAGAACAATCGCGAGTGCTACCACTGCGACGGCTCGCACCCCGAACTGCTGCATTCGTTCGTCGATAACCTGTCGGTTGGCGGCATCAGCGGCGAAGACGATCCGGAACTCTCGGCCTATTGGGCCAAATGCGAGAGCGCGGGATTGCCGAGCCGACTGGTGATGGACATCAATGGCCAGTTCCGTATGACCCGAATCCCGCTGTCGTCCGGTGCCGTCAGCTACACCATGGACGGCAAGCCCGCCGTTGCCGGGCGGCTGGATAAAACCTCGGAAGCGGACATCGGCGCGCTGCTGTATTTCCACTATCCCTCGACCTGGAATCACTTCCTCGGCGACCACGCGCTGAGCTTCCGCGTGCTGCCGATCAGCGCGACGCAAACCCTGGTCACCACTAAATGGCTGGTGCCTGAAACGGCGGTGGAAGGCGTTGACTACGATATCGATCGCCTGACCAAAGTGTGGATCGCCACCAACGATCAGGACCGCACATTAGTGGAAGGCACTCAGCGTGGCGTGACCTCGCCTTCGTACGAGCCCGGCCCGTACTCGGAAACGGCGGAAACCGGCGTCTGTCAGTTCGATGACTGGTACTGCGCCACCATGCTCGACCGGCTCAAAGGGCCGATCCCGCTGAAGTCGGTAGGCTGA
- a CDS encoding MmgE/PrpD family protein, whose amino-acid sequence MSLFEFCRDFDFLDAPPNTRAIVQNSLLDIVGVMAGAANNDTSVAMRRFAERHYPAGTHSSRLIFGGPRVNVLGAAWAGGFSADSLDAHEGHFKSKGHAGATVVPALLALADALHDQHQSISGHELLSALCIGYETALRAGSALMATSPTYHASGGFSAMGVVCAGARLLRLDEPTFRHALGIAEYFSARCPMMRVVQAPTMLRDAHGAGAFTGLNALFMAMEGITGAPAETVDDVTVAEHWTDIGQRWEIDSQYFKPWPVCRWAQPALTAMLELQRENPRLNADAIETVRVETFFESMCLQGHTPRDADQAQYALAFPLAALIVRGKVGPEEVTGEAILAPDILALSARIEIVEAADISARFPDEILSRLTVTLKNGEVLVTPLTAARGDPETPLSVNELSDKFDLFARGLGDERSAAVKSAISNIAQASCAITALEPIFHGVPGLSRDTH is encoded by the coding sequence ATGTCACTCTTCGAATTCTGTCGCGATTTTGATTTCCTGGATGCCCCGCCCAATACCCGCGCAATCGTTCAAAACAGCCTGCTCGATATCGTCGGCGTCATGGCGGGTGCTGCGAACAATGACACCAGTGTCGCGATGCGGCGTTTTGCAGAACGGCACTACCCGGCCGGCACTCACAGTAGTCGCCTGATTTTCGGCGGGCCACGGGTCAATGTCCTCGGTGCAGCCTGGGCCGGTGGTTTCAGCGCGGACAGCCTCGACGCCCACGAGGGTCATTTCAAGTCCAAGGGCCACGCCGGAGCCACCGTCGTCCCTGCCCTGCTCGCCCTTGCCGATGCGCTGCATGATCAACATCAATCCATCAGCGGGCATGAGTTGCTGAGCGCTTTGTGCATCGGTTACGAGACGGCGTTGCGCGCAGGCTCCGCGCTCATGGCAACTTCGCCTACGTATCATGCCTCGGGCGGTTTTTCCGCGATGGGCGTGGTATGCGCCGGCGCGCGCTTGTTGCGCCTGGATGAGCCCACGTTTCGCCACGCCTTGGGCATCGCCGAGTACTTCAGCGCGCGCTGCCCGATGATGCGCGTGGTGCAAGCGCCAACGATGCTGCGCGATGCCCACGGTGCAGGCGCATTTACAGGGTTGAACGCGCTGTTCATGGCCATGGAAGGCATCACCGGCGCCCCGGCGGAAACCGTGGACGATGTCACGGTTGCTGAACACTGGACCGACATTGGTCAGCGCTGGGAGATCGACAGTCAATACTTCAAACCCTGGCCGGTCTGTCGTTGGGCGCAGCCGGCGCTGACCGCCATGCTTGAGTTGCAGCGCGAAAACCCTCGGCTCAATGCCGACGCGATCGAAACCGTGCGCGTGGAAACGTTCTTTGAATCGATGTGCTTGCAGGGACATACCCCGCGCGATGCCGACCAGGCGCAATACGCCCTGGCCTTTCCGCTGGCAGCGCTGATCGTCAGGGGCAAAGTCGGGCCAGAGGAAGTCACCGGAGAAGCGATCCTCGCCCCGGATATCCTGGCTCTGAGCGCGCGTATCGAGATTGTCGAGGCAGCGGATATCTCCGCCAGATTCCCCGATGAAATCCTCTCGCGTCTGACCGTCACCCTGAAGAATGGCGAAGTGCTGGTGACTCCGCTCACCGCGGCGCGCGGCGATCCCGAAACGCCGTTGAGCGTCAATGAACTGAGTGACAAGTTCGACTTGTTTGCCCGTGGTCTCGGTGATGAGCGCAGTGCCGCGGTGAAAAGCGCGATCAGCAATATCGCTCAGGCAAGCTGTGCGATTACCGCGCTCGAGCCGATTTTCCACGGTGTTCCGGGATTGTCGCGCGACACCCATTGA
- a CDS encoding LysR family transcriptional regulator, producing the protein MTKHVDPDTILLKMPSLRAVKAFVAAAKYESFTRAAEALCVSQAAISRQIRELESYLGAQLFTRVGRAVELTAAGAVFFDAAQLSFVNIAQAAERIRSSQSSKKVLTVCCSPAFSALWLSNHLQEFFAQCPDIELNLITTQNFLTMEPGVQPDIFITKISRIREGYRSYPLCHDVIYPVCTPQYLEQHPEISTIEGVRDSALLNLSPYGRSQVAEHVDWGVWLAFQAVDIDDRPPNSPQIFNANDYNLLISMVLTHQGIALGWNHLVTPLVQQGLLVRPIEQQVQLRNSWHYLSCRENSDNEDELRRFREWILAKFPRR; encoded by the coding sequence ATGACCAAGCATGTCGACCCTGACACCATCCTGCTGAAAATGCCGTCCTTGAGGGCTGTGAAGGCATTTGTCGCTGCCGCCAAATACGAGAGTTTCACCCGCGCCGCCGAGGCGCTGTGCGTTTCGCAAGCCGCGATCAGCCGGCAGATTCGTGAGCTGGAAAGCTACCTGGGCGCGCAACTGTTTACCCGCGTCGGCCGCGCGGTGGAACTGACGGCTGCCGGTGCGGTGTTTTTCGACGCGGCGCAACTGTCGTTCGTCAATATCGCCCAGGCCGCGGAACGCATCCGCAGCAGTCAATCGAGCAAGAAGGTACTCACCGTTTGCTGTTCCCCGGCGTTTTCCGCGTTGTGGCTATCGAACCACCTGCAGGAGTTCTTTGCCCAGTGTCCGGACATCGAACTGAATCTGATCACCACGCAGAATTTCCTGACCATGGAGCCCGGCGTGCAGCCGGACATTTTCATCACCAAGATTTCGCGGATCCGCGAAGGCTATAGAAGCTATCCGCTGTGCCACGACGTGATTTACCCGGTCTGCACCCCGCAGTACCTGGAGCAGCACCCAGAGATTTCAACGATAGAAGGCGTGCGCGATTCAGCGTTACTCAATCTCAGCCCCTACGGTCGCTCGCAAGTCGCCGAGCACGTCGACTGGGGCGTGTGGCTGGCCTTTCAGGCGGTCGACATCGATGACCGTCCGCCCAACAGCCCGCAAATCTTCAACGCCAACGACTACAACCTGCTCATCAGCATGGTGCTGACCCATCAAGGCATTGCGCTGGGCTGGAATCACCTGGTCACGCCACTGGTGCAGCAAGGCTTGCTGGTACGCCCGATCGAGCAACAGGTGCAGTTGCGCAACAGTTGGCATTATCTCAGCTGTCGCGAGAACTCGGACAATGAAGACGAATTGCGGCGCTTCCGCGAATGGATTCTGGCGAAGTTTCCCCGGCGCTGA
- a CDS encoding quaternary amine ABC transporter ATP-binding protein, giving the protein MTSSDEIICVKNVFKVFGTQPALAMKMIEEGATKAEVFKKTGQAIGVFDANFSVRRGEIFVIMGLSGSGKSTMVRLFNRLIEPTSGKIFLNGKEITGLADKDLLQVRRKDMGMVFQSFALMPHMSVIDNISFGLEISGVSEKERYCRAMGALEQVGLSGQEFSFPHQLSGGMQQRVGLARALANDPAILLMDEAFSALDPMIRSEMQGELLKLQAEQDRTIIFISHDIEEAVRIGHRIAIMEGGRVVQIGTPRELLCNPVNKYVRDFFNGFDTSRILKAGDIAQQDSNVVYLPGSQATIKAEASLRDIFHIVAASATPMPVVDEVGLYKGSISQGHLLSCLSNS; this is encoded by the coding sequence ATGACAAGTTCCGACGAGATCATCTGCGTCAAGAATGTGTTCAAAGTCTTCGGTACGCAGCCAGCCCTGGCCATGAAGATGATTGAAGAGGGCGCTACAAAAGCAGAAGTATTCAAGAAGACTGGTCAGGCCATTGGTGTATTTGACGCCAACTTTTCGGTTCGTCGTGGTGAGATTTTTGTGATCATGGGTTTGTCCGGGTCCGGCAAATCGACCATGGTCAGATTGTTCAACCGGCTGATCGAACCCACCTCCGGCAAGATCTTTCTGAATGGCAAGGAAATCACCGGCCTAGCCGATAAAGACTTGCTGCAAGTGCGCCGCAAAGACATGGGCATGGTGTTTCAGTCGTTTGCGTTGATGCCGCACATGAGCGTCATCGACAACATCAGCTTTGGCCTGGAAATCAGCGGCGTCAGCGAGAAAGAACGCTACTGTCGGGCAATGGGCGCACTCGAACAGGTCGGCCTCTCCGGCCAGGAGTTCAGCTTCCCGCATCAACTCTCCGGCGGCATGCAACAGCGCGTCGGCCTGGCCCGCGCCTTGGCCAACGACCCGGCCATCCTGCTCATGGACGAAGCGTTTTCGGCGCTCGACCCGATGATCCGCAGCGAAATGCAGGGCGAGTTGCTCAAGCTTCAGGCCGAGCAGGATCGCACCATCATCTTTATCTCCCACGACATTGAAGAAGCGGTTCGCATCGGTCACCGCATTGCGATCATGGAAGGCGGGCGGGTGGTGCAGATCGGGACACCGCGTGAACTTCTTTGTAATCCGGTGAATAAATATGTCCGCGACTTCTTCAACGGTTTCGATACCAGTCGAATATTGAAGGCCGGCGATATCGCCCAGCAGGACAGCAATGTTGTTTATTTGCCCGGCAGCCAGGCCACGATCAAGGCGGAAGCATCATTGCGCGACATCTTCCATATTGTTGCCGCCTCGGCGACACCGATGCCGGTGGTGGATGAAGTTGGACTTTATAAAGGTTCAATTTCTCAAGGCCACTTACTGAGCTGCCTAAGTAACAGCTGA
- the proX gene encoding glycine betaine/L-proline ABC transporter substrate-binding protein ProX: protein MKLTNLKKSMVASLVASVFGTLLCSAVYAADANKPGAGVSITPIFPTIAEERFRGEVVLAGLKELGYDVKAPKEVDYPAMFLALSYGDADFTVHEWEHLHEAFYEKAGGDDVMVKVGQVMKGVLQGYMIDKKTAEAYQIKDLSDLKKPEIAKLFDSNGDGKADLTGCNPGWGCEIMVEHHMKAYGLGPTVVDNRGSYFALMADTIARYQQGKPVLFFTWVPQWIASVLVEGRDVVWLPVPFTSLPDGKESKDTFHDGKNLGFPVDTVNAVMNKEFAEENPVARKFLSEVSIPTSAESAQNLRMQKGEKSLADIKRHAAEWIKANQQAYDGWLSDARAAAK, encoded by the coding sequence ATGAAACTGACAAATCTCAAGAAAAGCATGGTTGCGAGCCTGGTGGCTTCGGTGTTCGGCACGCTGCTCTGCTCGGCGGTTTACGCAGCCGATGCCAACAAGCCCGGCGCCGGTGTATCGATCACGCCGATTTTCCCGACCATCGCCGAAGAACGTTTTCGCGGTGAGGTGGTGCTCGCCGGCCTGAAGGAGCTTGGCTATGACGTCAAAGCGCCGAAAGAGGTCGACTACCCGGCAATGTTCCTCGCGCTCTCTTACGGCGATGCGGATTTCACCGTGCATGAGTGGGAACACTTGCACGAAGCATTCTATGAGAAGGCCGGCGGCGATGACGTGATGGTCAAGGTCGGGCAAGTCATGAAAGGCGTGCTGCAGGGCTACATGATCGACAAGAAAACCGCCGAGGCTTATCAGATCAAAGATTTGTCCGATCTGAAGAAGCCGGAGATCGCCAAGCTGTTCGACAGCAACGGCGACGGCAAGGCCGATCTGACCGGCTGCAACCCGGGCTGGGGCTGCGAAATCATGGTTGAACACCACATGAAAGCCTATGGCCTCGGCCCGACCGTGGTCGACAACCGCGGCTCTTACTTTGCGCTGATGGCCGACACCATCGCGCGCTATCAGCAAGGCAAACCGGTGCTGTTCTTTACGTGGGTGCCGCAGTGGATCGCCAGCGTGCTGGTTGAGGGCCGCGACGTGGTCTGGCTGCCGGTGCCGTTCACTTCGCTGCCGGACGGCAAGGAAAGCAAGGACACATTCCACGACGGCAAGAACCTCGGTTTCCCGGTCGACACGGTCAATGCGGTGATGAACAAAGAGTTCGCCGAGGAGAACCCGGTCGCGCGCAAGTTTCTCTCGGAAGTCAGCATTCCGACCAGCGCTGAAAGTGCGCAGAACCTGCGCATGCAGAAGGGTGAAAAGTCGCTCGCCGACATCAAGCGGCATGCCGCGGAATGGATCAAGGCCAATCAGCAGGCCTACGACGGCTGGTTGAGTGACGCCCGCGCGGCAGCGAAGTAA
- a CDS encoding GlxA family transcriptional regulator, producing METFQSPLKQQNIGFRQSTAMSGHERVVRVAFVLLDHFSLTTLSTAMDALATGNLINGDTLYKVSIYSLQGGPVESDIGVPLSSQRLMADGFNYDALIVIGGQRVRLAAQPLLRRVLKKTAAKGIVAGCWNGAFYLADAGLLDAQEFACHSDSCALLSEYFPQLQVSGLDFTCAQRRATCANAQAALDMTLAIMQELGSRNDAALVDEIKRVHQPRQRHPKLSAADENIRHSSIPKPLNIALNLMEKNIEEPMEIDEIASQVGVSRRQLERRFARYLNAAPNRYYLELRLTRARQLIVQSDRSMTDVALATGFVSYPHFYKRFKDLFGLPPMSFRDYYYSSDCANSGRYAVVANY from the coding sequence ATGGAAACATTCCAGAGTCCGTTGAAACAACAGAACATCGGGTTTCGACAATCCACGGCGATGTCGGGTCATGAGCGTGTCGTGCGGGTAGCCTTTGTTCTGCTCGATCATTTTTCGCTGACGACCCTTTCAACAGCGATGGATGCCTTGGCAACCGGCAACCTGATCAACGGCGACACGCTGTACAAAGTGTCGATCTATTCACTTCAGGGTGGGCCGGTCGAGAGTGATATCGGCGTTCCGTTGTCCTCACAGCGATTGATGGCGGACGGTTTCAATTACGATGCGCTGATTGTGATCGGCGGTCAGCGCGTGCGGTTGGCGGCGCAACCGTTGCTGCGTCGAGTGCTGAAAAAAACCGCCGCCAAAGGCATCGTCGCCGGCTGCTGGAATGGCGCTTTTTATCTGGCCGACGCCGGGTTGCTTGATGCACAGGAGTTTGCCTGCCACAGCGACAGTTGCGCGCTGCTCAGTGAGTACTTCCCGCAGTTGCAAGTGTCCGGACTGGACTTCACCTGCGCCCAACGCCGCGCCACTTGCGCCAATGCCCAGGCGGCGCTGGATATGACTCTGGCGATTATGCAGGAGCTGGGCTCGCGCAACGACGCGGCGCTGGTCGATGAAATCAAGCGGGTGCATCAGCCACGCCAGCGCCATCCAAAGCTGTCGGCTGCCGATGAAAACATCCGTCATTCATCGATCCCGAAGCCGTTGAACATCGCGCTCAATCTGATGGAAAAAAACATCGAAGAACCGATGGAAATCGATGAGATTGCCAGCCAGGTCGGCGTGTCACGCCGGCAATTGGAACGAAGGTTTGCCCGCTACCTCAACGCAGCACCGAATCGTTATTACCTGGAGCTGCGGTTGACCCGCGCGCGGCAACTGATCGTGCAAAGTGATCGCTCAATGACCGATGTGGCGCTGGCCACCGGGTTTGTCAGCTATCCGCACTTCTATAAGCGCTTCAAGGACCTGTTCGGCTTACCGCCGATGAGCTTCCGCGATTATTACTACTCCAGCGACTGTGCCAATAGCGGGCGTTATGCCGTAGTCGCCAATTATTGA
- a CDS encoding NAD(P)/FAD-dependent oxidoreductase, whose product MKVSSLPADDDSCGWFHLSKPRSPAPAHRGHRAARWVIIGAGFTGLACARQLALNFPDDEVVLVEAQEVGLGPSGRNAGFAIDLPHDIGADDYIGDITLARTSLKLNLAGQSILRDLVDQYSIDCQMKACGKYQAAVENRGIAVLDAYRRGLEKLDQPFQMIDADELPEHLGTRFYRKALFTPGAILLQPSGLVKGLAEHLPANVTLYERTPILEVEYGAKTLLTHAHGSITADKLILANNSFGMRFGFLQGRMLPIYTYASITRPLTEEEQARLGGKPFWGAIPADPFGTTVRRTPDNRLLIRNSFTFNPDGRSNRKYNERFVRRHKASFDQRFPMLPDVTFDYTWGGALAMSRNHNGFFGELAPNVYGALGCNGLGVTRGTVTGKLLADWLAGERGGLIDFLLQAPGPNSNPPEPLLSLGVNMNLKWGQYRAGRES is encoded by the coding sequence ATGAAAGTCAGTTCATTACCCGCCGATGATGATAGCTGTGGCTGGTTTCATTTGAGTAAGCCGCGCAGCCCCGCGCCTGCGCACCGCGGCCATCGTGCAGCGCGGTGGGTAATCATTGGCGCCGGGTTCACCGGGCTCGCTTGCGCGCGGCAACTCGCGTTGAATTTTCCCGACGACGAAGTTGTGTTGGTCGAAGCGCAGGAGGTCGGGCTCGGGCCATCGGGGCGCAATGCCGGATTTGCCATTGATCTGCCCCATGACATCGGCGCCGACGATTACATCGGTGACATCACACTGGCGCGCACCAGTCTGAAATTGAACCTGGCCGGACAATCGATCCTTCGCGATCTGGTCGATCAATACAGCATCGACTGCCAGATGAAGGCGTGCGGCAAGTATCAGGCGGCAGTGGAAAATCGCGGGATTGCCGTACTCGATGCGTATCGTCGTGGTCTGGAGAAACTCGATCAACCGTTTCAAATGATCGATGCCGACGAGTTGCCGGAACATCTGGGTACGCGCTTTTATCGCAAGGCTTTGTTCACGCCCGGCGCGATTTTGTTGCAGCCGTCTGGACTGGTGAAGGGCCTGGCCGAGCATCTGCCGGCGAACGTGACGCTGTATGAGCGCACGCCAATTCTGGAAGTGGAATACGGCGCCAAGACCCTTCTCACACATGCTCACGGCAGCATTACCGCCGACAAACTGATCCTGGCGAACAATTCGTTCGGCATGCGCTTCGGTTTCCTCCAAGGGCGGATGTTGCCGATCTACACCTACGCCAGCATCACCCGGCCGCTGACCGAAGAAGAGCAGGCGCGCCTGGGCGGCAAACCGTTCTGGGGCGCGATTCCGGCGGACCCGTTCGGCACCACGGTGCGGCGCACGCCGGACAACCGCTTGCTGATTCGCAACAGTTTCACTTTCAACCCGGACGGCCGCAGCAACCGCAAGTACAACGAGCGTTTCGTGCGTCGGCACAAAGCCTCGTTCGATCAGCGTTTCCCGATGTTGCCGGACGTGACGTTCGACTACACCTGGGGCGGCGCACTGGCAATGTCGCGCAATCACAACGGCTTCTTCGGTGAACTGGCGCCAAACGTTTATGGCGCGCTGGGCTGCAACGGGCTCGGAGTCACACGCGGAACCGTCACCGGCAAGTTGCTCGCCGACTGGCTGGCCGGCGAGCGCGGCGGGTTGATCGATTTCCTTTTGCAGGCGCCCGGACCCAACAGTAATCCGCCAGAACCTCTGCTGTCGCTCGGGGTGAACATGAACCTCAAGTGGGGGCAGTACCGCGCCGGGAGAGAAAGCTGA
- a CDS encoding MFS transporter, which produces MNNVSVSIEDVPLNGFHRLLTIRSAGGSLVDGYVLSIIGVALIHMSRSLALDDFWQGMIAASALIGIFFGGFLGGWLTDVMGRRRLLFAGPTLFVLASLGQLWADSAAVLFVLRLLLGVAVGIEYPVATSLLVEFLPKKYRGPRLAMLTICWFAGAALAYIVGELMFKVWGSDAWRWVLASAAVIGAILFLVRIGTPESPRWLLSKGRAAEAEVIIKKIYGDDFSLANLPEQATGAKLTIFNLVHSGYGKRMLFVVVFWTCSVVPLFAVYAFAPKVLAALDLRGDWASLGSVAITLFFVLGCVISTRIINRVGRRNLLIYSFLCSGLALLGLAIGHAGPSLLVLFFFAVYALFIGGAQVLTLVYPNELFPTEIRAFAVGVGTSLSRIGAAAGTYLVPISLSQLGIAQTMYVAAAVTLVGLILSWILAPETRSLNLQQAASLN; this is translated from the coding sequence ATGAATAATGTGAGTGTTTCAATCGAAGACGTGCCGCTCAATGGCTTTCATCGTCTGTTGACGATCCGTTCTGCCGGTGGCTCGCTGGTCGACGGCTACGTGCTGAGCATCATCGGCGTGGCGCTCATTCACATGTCGAGGTCTTTGGCGCTGGATGATTTCTGGCAGGGCATGATTGCCGCCTCGGCGCTGATCGGGATTTTCTTTGGCGGCTTTCTCGGCGGCTGGCTGACCGACGTCATGGGCCGCAGACGTCTGCTGTTCGCCGGCCCGACCTTGTTCGTCCTCGCCTCGCTGGGCCAGCTCTGGGCGGACTCGGCCGCTGTGCTGTTCGTGCTCAGATTGCTCCTGGGTGTTGCGGTGGGCATCGAGTACCCGGTGGCGACCTCGCTGCTGGTCGAATTCCTGCCGAAGAAGTATCGCGGCCCGCGTCTGGCAATGCTGACGATTTGCTGGTTCGCCGGTGCGGCGTTGGCCTATATCGTCGGCGAATTGATGTTCAAGGTCTGGGGCTCGGATGCCTGGCGCTGGGTGCTCGCCAGCGCCGCCGTCATCGGCGCGATCCTGTTTCTGGTGCGCATCGGTACGCCCGAATCGCCGCGCTGGCTGTTGAGCAAGGGGCGGGCGGCAGAAGCCGAGGTGATCATCAAAAAGATCTACGGAGACGACTTCTCCCTGGCCAATCTGCCCGAGCAGGCAACCGGCGCCAAACTGACGATTTTCAATCTGGTGCACTCCGGTTATGGCAAACGCATGCTGTTTGTCGTGGTGTTCTGGACCTGCTCGGTGGTGCCGCTGTTCGCCGTGTACGCGTTCGCGCCAAAGGTTTTGGCCGCATTGGATCTGCGGGGCGACTGGGCGTCGCTGGGTTCGGTGGCGATCACACTGTTTTTCGTTCTGGGCTGCGTGATTTCCACCCGCATCATCAATCGCGTGGGGCGGCGAAATCTGCTGATCTACAGCTTTTTGTGCTCGGGGCTGGCATTGCTCGGGCTGGCCATCGGGCACGCCGGGCCGAGTCTGCTGGTGCTGTTCTTCTTCGCGGTCTACGCGCTGTTCATCGGTGGCGCTCAAGTGCTGACACTGGTGTATCCCAACGAACTTTTCCCCACGGAAATCCGCGCCTTTGCGGTGGGCGTCGGCACCTCGCTGTCGCGCATTGGTGCCGCGGCAGGCACTTATCTGGTGCCGATTTCCCTAAGCCAGTTGGGCATCGCTCAAACCATGTACGTCGCGGCGGCGGTCACCCTGGTCGGGCTGATTCTGTCATGGATCCTCGCGCCGGAAACCCGCTCGCTCAACCTGCAACAAGCGGCCTCACTCAATTAA